The following are from one region of the Falco biarmicus isolate bFalBia1 chromosome 1, bFalBia1.pri, whole genome shotgun sequence genome:
- the MTNR1A gene encoding melatonin receptor type 1A: MGLSVIGSIFNITGIAINRYCYICHSLKYDKLYSNKNSLCYVVLIWVLTVVAIVPNLFVGSLQYDPRIYSCTFAQSVSSAYTIAVVFFHFLLPIAIVTFCYLRIWILVIQVRRRVKPDNNPRLKPHDFRNFVTMFVVFVLFAVCWAPLNFIGLAVAFNPETIIPRIPEWLFVSSYYMAYFNSCLNAIIYGLLNQNFRREYKRIIVTFCTAKVFFQDSSNDAGDRMKSKPSPLITNNNQVKVDSV; the protein is encoded by the coding sequence ATGGGCCTAAGTGTCATTGGATCAATCTTCAATATTACAGGCATCGCTATCAACCGGTACTGCTATATCTGCCACAGTCTCAAGTATGACAAACTGTACAGCAACAAGAATTCATTGTGCTATGTTGTTCTTATCTGGGTCCTAACAGTTGTTGCTATTGTGCCCAACCTGTTTGTGGGATCGCTACAGTATGACCCCAGGATTTATTCATGTACATTTGCACAATCTGTGAGCTCAGCGTATACAATAGCAGTtgtgtttttccatttcctgcTTCCCATAGCCATAGTTACGTTCTGTTACCTGAGAATATGGATCCTGGTTATTCAGGTAAGGCGAAGGGTTAAACCAGATAACAACCCCCGGCTGAAACCACATGACTTCAGAAACTTTGTAACCATGTTTGTGGTGTTTGTACTGTTTGCAGTCTGCTGGGCCCCTTTGAACTTCATAGGCCTTGCTGTGGCCTTCAACCCAGAAACTATAATCCCTAGGATTCCAGAGTGGTTGTTTGTATCTAGTTATTACATGGCATATTTCAACAGCTGCCTTAATGCTATCATATATGGACTTCTGAACCAGAACTTCAGAAGAGAATACAAGAGAATTATTGTCACTTTTTGTACagcaaaagtttttttccaagataGTTCTAATGATGCAGGAGACAGGATGAAAAGTAAACCTTCTCCATTGATTACAAACAACAATCAAGTGAAGGTGGACTCTGTCTGA